The Caloenas nicobarica isolate bCalNic1 chromosome Z, bCalNic1.hap1, whole genome shotgun sequence region TTTTATATCGTTCATATGGTTTTATATCTCTAGCTGCTAATTCTAGCAAGATTACCTGCTTGGGCTGTCTCTGAAATATGTGCCTTTTCAACCAGGTTTCAACTTcctcaattttcttcttttgcacaGCAAGGTCACTCtaaaacaagattaaaatatattaaatgcatATATACACCTCTTGGTCTCTAAGACTGTAATGACAAGATTCAAGAGCAGAATATATGCTGACTCTTATAAAATATCACCAGCCATGTACATGTCTATTCCAGTTACATATGTTTATGCTATGTAGAGATAAATGCAACCATTAAGGATAATCATTCAAGCCTGTTTCCCCAAACAACCAATTTTCCATTGCTTGCAGCTGGGAAATAATGATTTATAATTTCTAAAGCGACAATATTACAATCTTGACTGTTTGTGTCTCTGTGCTTTACAGCTACTGCTGGGGCCGGAACTTTTTAGGTTCTACTGACTCCAATACTATACGGATTTTTGGAACTTCTGCAAATCTTGTGCAGCTTACTCACCTTCTAGACTTGTAACTCAATTCCTCTCCAGAGATGAGTtattaaatacttaaatataaAACTACAAGTACTACACTAACTTACCTACATCAACAAGCTAGGGGTcaattaacacacatgctgaTACCTTTGAAACATGCTGTGAAAAAGCTGTTCCATGAGCATAACCAGTGAAAACAGGTTTGCTCCAGATTTGAGTCCTTTCTCCTGGAAGCCCTAAGGTACCACAGCACCTCACACCTGCAAAGTCACGCCTAAGGTGCATCAAGCCAGACACAACATAAACTGCAGTTAGTCAAGTAGTCTGAACACGCCAACCACTGTCCAGTAACGTGCACAATAATTTCTGTTATCTTTCCCATAATGAGTGCACTaactcagttctctctcctttctttagCTCTGGATTTTCCTAGTACTTGGAGCTGTTAGATCTGGCTGAAATTCAGTAACAGGTTCAAAAGTTCAAGAGTGGATGGGCAGGAAATAAGAGCTCATCGGTAGCTTTATCTCCTCAGGAAGGCTAGGGGAAAAATGCACCTCCTACAGATAAATAGCTCATTAAAATCTTAACTACATACAGTGAATAAATGAAACTAGTACTTCGCTGCCCTAAAAAATTCACATACACTGAGAATCTGACCAATACAGACTATGAACGGTAGCACACGATGTTACACTATAACGTTACTACTACATTATCAGAATAACTCTCACACCTGAGTTTCAGGTTTGTATCTATCTACCCATGGCTCATCTTGAGACTGGCTCCGGTTTCGTCTGGACTTGTTACAGGGCAGATCTACTGAAGACGactttgctctttttctggGCAGAACTTTAGTTCTGCCACTTTCTGGCACTGAAGAAAggtctttcttcttttgctgccGGTTTCTTCTTGAGTTGACTTCTAGTGGGTTCACAGGAATGGCACTAGAAGAAATATCTGTGTTTCCAAAGAAGTCATCAAATGAACGCGGCAACCAATCTGTTACCTGGTAAAACACAAATGTTTGCTATTAATGTAGCACCCTCCTCCCCTTAATTTGGTACAGTTGTACCTAGAAAACTGGAGATTTTTATCAAGTGTATTTAAGAACATCTTGTAGATCTAAAGAGTTTCATTAGCATTGAAAGGCATACTACTAGTTAGGAACAAACACGGGCACTTACACTTTTTGAACATGTCAGTTACAtgctttttcagtaaaaaaaaaagctacaactTACATGTTGTGATAGACTGATTTGCAGCAAATTGGCAACTCAGAACAGGTTGAAAATTCTACAAACACACATTCaaactaaagaagaaaaactaaaacaaatataagaatgaaaaaatagtgTAAGCTCATACCATTTCTACATTAAGGTCCTGCTCATGTTGTCTCTGTAGGGTTTTCagtatgtgggtttttttctctacttaCACTGCAGTTATTTGTGTTCAAAAGTTGAAATAGGCAACGAAGTTATTCTGGCAGCACAATAAAGCCAAGCATTATTACTCGTTTGGTGTGGGAGGAAGCTTGGACTGATCTAGAATCAGACTGCCACGTGTCAGAAGTCTGACCATGACAAGGAACGAAACTActaaaagcatttaattttagaTTGAAGAAATACCCTGCTGGGGCAGGTGTACAAAGTTACGCCCCAGGGCGACTTTTCAGCCCAACTACGGTCCCAAATTAACACCCCAACAGTCACACACTCTCCCCACAAGAACCTTTCAGCACAGGAGCCGTAACAGATACAAGCTGAAACAGACTTCTATGAAAACGGGAGTAACAGAATAGACAAATCACCTCCAAAAAGGGTCTGTGAATACTCTACGGACATTTTATGTCCTAGAAACCAAGGCAACAGACCATTACCAGGTAAGAGATTACCTGAGAGTAAAGGGCATTAGCAAGTGGGAAGAGGATTTGTGTCTGCACTGTTTGCTTCTTATGTTATTCTGACAACAGCTATTTTTAGTTGAATTTGCATATTTACCAGCGGGCCGGATACCACCGTGTGAAGAGGGTTCCTCTCCACACGTCGCACCAATAAGAAAATAAACGTCTTACACATTGAAAAATCGCAAGTGAGGAGGAACTGCCAACGCAGAGACCAAGGAGTCGTTACCGGGCCTAAAAATATTGCTAAGCGGAGCCGTCGGACTCTTCCCGGAAGCTGCAAAAACCTCAGATTTGCGGCGCCCAGGAACCCCTCaggccgccccccccgccaccgCGGCCTACCTCCGCCTGCCTTCCCGCGGAGCTTCCAGACATCCTCAGCCCGTGCGGGGCCCATCCGCCGTGCGACAGCCAGGCCTGAGGGGAGAGCCCCGCTGCCGGAGGAGCAGCCGGGGGAGCAGCCGAGCGGGCCGAGGCGGCGGCAGGACCCGCTGAGCACCGGGCCGAACACCGCCCTCCTCAGGGGCCTTTCTCCTGCGGCGGCTCTTAGCTGACTGCGGCACGCCTGCCTGCCCGTCCGCCCACCCCTCGGTCCCTCAGGCAGAGCAGTGACGCCATCGGcgtgcggcggcggcgggggaggcCCCCGCGCACGTGTCTCCTAGGCGACcagcggccgcggcggcggcgggatgAGGCGGCCGAACGTTCTGCTCACCGGTGCGGGGCCGAGGCGGGTTCTGGGCCGGCTCGCAGCGCGAGGAGGCCGGTGGTGTCCGGGCCGCTTGGCCCCGGTGGGGCTGGGAGCGGCGGGGGAGGCCCCGGCCCTGTGCACGGCCCGGGGGTGTTGGGGCGGGAGGTCCCTGCGGAGCCGGTGCCGGCTGCTCTGCGTGAGAACTTGGGGCTTTTAAATGAAGCGAGTTTTACTGTTGCATCATCCCGGTTAGAATGACACTTCTGGACAGGGTGATAGTTTTATTGGTAcgattttgttgttgttttgtagGAAACAAtgcttttgcaaatataataggctcaggcaggatctcttagcaaagcaatttttttaataacgaTATTGCGACACTGGGTGTTCTACCTAGAGGTAAGCACAcataatagggcaaaaagcccctgcttatatccccccaaaaatcccGGCCGCAGTTTCCCtccccctgttccccattggctgggtacttcagggtttacagactaccccgACACATGCCTCAGTTTACATACAATAGCCTTCCCCTTAtcaatctatttaaaatgtggATTCCTGGTactttggctacccttccccctaaattaactagtaaatacaggtatcagtatgcaTACAAGTATCCaggaagagactgtgttttacattaaggattcatagtccgatgtctctcggtccttcccTCTTGCTGGGGTCAGGCACCAGGTCCTCAgttatgtaaaaacaacagttctttGTTAAATGTTCCTTACAGTTTGAATCTCTAGActttgctcttatttttttccttgtcgTGCAGCTTTTTGCCCTAATTTTTTTATACAAACTTGGCCCTAACTGACAAAAGCTTCCTTTTTGACTCTGCAGAAGGTTACTTGAAGAGGACTTGTACTCTTCTCTTACTAGTTTATCTGCGTTTGTGTCTGTAGGTACTCCAGGCGTTGGGAAAACCACGCTCGGAAAAGAACTTGCATCAAGAACTGGGATGACTTATATCAATGTGGGTGACATGGCAAAAGCAGGTAGGCTGTGTTAACAAATTAGTCCGTCAGAGTACTtaagatattttcctttgtataaCTATGCTTCTAGTGCATGTCATATATTAAATGAAGAGGCAATTAATTTgctttaacagaaatattttggtggCAAGAGTTAAAAAACGATTTATGTAACAGTAGTGTACTTTGTATATTACTTAACCCTTTATAACAAATTTATCTTTCTATGGGTTTGTGAGCAAAGTGTTCCTTGCTCTGAACACTATATTTTGTATGCATGCTCCTGAAATAAACATgacaatataaataattttaagaactgGTGCTACTTCACAAACTTccacaaattatttttgctgcagGAAAACTGTATGAAGGTTTTGATGAGGAATACGATTGTCCGATTTTGGATGAAGACAGGGTAAGTCCAACTTCAAAACCtaccatttttatattttgactTTCTGTAATTTCAGGTAATTTCAGGCctatctttgtttctttgctaGGTAATTGATGAACTAGAAGATAAAATGAGTGAGGGTGGAGTTATTGTCGATTACCACGGCTGTGATTTTTTCCCTGAACGGTGGTTTCATATAGTGTTTGTACTTCGTACGGAAAATTCATTTCTGTATGACAGACTTGAAAGCAGGTACGTCAGTGGAGTAAACAAGGAGTAAAATATGGTTATGTGACTTCAGAGATTTTTCTACTGACTCTCTACAGAATATTTCATAATTCTCTGCATATCTAAGACCGTCTCTTGGTACTGTTCTTGTTTTCTAGGGgttacaaagggaaaaagctgCAAGACAACATTCAGTGTGAAATTTTTCAGACCATTTATGAGGAAGCTGTCTTGTCATATAGAGAGGAAATTGTGCACCAGTTACCCAGCAACACTCCAGAAGACCTAGAGAGAAATTTGGATCAGATTACACAATGGATTGAACAATGGACGAAGGACAACAATTGACATTTCGTGAAAAAATAACTCTATTGGATCTCTTCCTGGGGAGGGGGTTAATAAATGACAGTCATAGTTGTCAGGGAAGTTATTTTTCCATATGTTTCCCGCAGCAGAGATTCAGGCATGGATTGCataaattcttctaaaataaataatttatcacTGCACTGGCTATGCCCTTTTGTTCATGTACATATGAATTAAAGGGCTTTGCATAACCTGGGAGTCCTAGGGCAGAGGGTAAGGCTCCTTTTATTGCTTTAAATGCTTGCTCCCTTTCTGGGCCCCACACAATAGGCTCCGCTTCCTCATCTCTTGTTGCTTCTGTTAGAGGTTTTGCCAGTTCTCCTGACACAGGGATCCACAGCCAACAGAGTCCCACTACTCCAAGGAATCTCTGTACCTGTTTCTGTGTGACCAGATGTAGAAGTTTAACCATAGTGTCTACCCTTTCTGGATGTATTTCTCACTGCCCTTCCCTTAAATAAAACCCAAGTATTTCACTTCTTTTTGACACAGGTGAAGTTTGGATGGAGATGCACGATGCCCTTTCTCTACTAAGGCAATACATAAACGCACAGTATCTATTGTACAGGCACTTTCACACTACTAGTGAATTATCTATGTATTCCACAGAATAGATTTGCGCAGGAGTTTTATATCTCTTAAATTATTTCACAGTATTTGTGAAAAAATGGTAGGCACCCACCAAACCCTAGTGGGAGATGTGTCCAGGTCAGCTGCTGTCCTTTCcacaagaaagcaaacaaaagttAGCTGTTCTCATGTAGTGGGATactaaaaaaagcagcagttagATCAACCACAGTGAAACATTTCGCCCATTGTGATATTTATAGGAGTACTGTGTAAGGATCAGGCACTACTGGGTGAGGAACCACTATGTGCTAGTTAATTGCCTGTAAATCTTGTACAAAGCAATATTCTGGGTCTCCGTCTTCAGctaatcatttttctttttcaggagtATAGAAGTATTGTAGGGTGACTCACTTCGTGAATTCCTTGAGCCAGATATCTGtcaatttatttttgaatgcttttttctgcttcttagGGAATAGGATACTGTTTCACAGCAGGTAGAACTCGTCCCGTTCATCATACACAAACACAGCCACGCTCAGAATTTTTGGCAGGTTTCTCCCGTGCCAGCTGGGCATATGCTCTTTTAAATACTTACCTATATTAGGTGCCGCTTGATCCACAAACACACTAATTTCAAGTGCTTTGTTAATATTCTGCTGGGTCATTCCCCCATATTTCAGCAAGGCTTGTCAGACCCGCCCCCCAAAATCACTCTGGTGTTCATCTAATCTCTACCTAAATCCTTGTACTTCAGTCCAGTTATCCCCCAGCTGTCCACATGCTCTAATTGCTTTCACTACATTTTGAACGGCTGTTCAGCAAGCAGCTCTATGACTATTATTATAATCCCAATTTGGATCAATAGCCGCCCAGGGATTTCTATTCCCTCCAACCCGCTAAGCTAATTTCTGCATccttattaattattttctctcatccAGCCAAAACAGTTCTTTCAACAGTACTTGAGTCCAATTTGGGTTATATCCAGTACACATATTAGAAAACAACCGAACACGTCTTTCAGCATCCGCTCTCAACCTTGGCAATTTGCCTCCCCCTGTGGCTACATCACCAGGATTTCCAGGCTGTTCAGTAAACACGTTTAACACCGTTGGAGCTCCCGCTCCCCCGTTAGGTAGCAGCATTAAGATTAGGCAGCGCGTTAGAAATCACAGGATAGAGTCCAACAGGCAGCAGAGTGGTGTCAGAGGACagagaagaagaagcagaatgCAGCTGCAGTCTGAACTCCATCATTCAGAGGACTAGCTTCAGCTACAGCATTACCTCTTTTGTCCAAATACCCCAATTCAGGTGCTTTCTCCCGCATGCCAAATCATCCCAG contains the following coding sequences:
- the AK6 gene encoding adenylate kinase isoenzyme 6; the encoded protein is MRRPNVLLTGTPGVGKTTLGKELASRTGMTYINVGDMAKAGKLYEGFDEEYDCPILDEDRVIDELEDKMSEGGVIVDYHGCDFFPERWFHIVFVLRTENSFLYDRLESRGYKGKKLQDNIQCEIFQTIYEEAVLSYREEIVHQLPSNTPEDLERNLDQITQWIEQWTKDNN